In Flavobacterium endoglycinae, one DNA window encodes the following:
- a CDS encoding TetR/AcrR family transcriptional regulator gives MARTKEFNEDQALDKAIEIFWHKGYNGTSAQDLVNHLGLSRSSLYDTFGDKQKLFVKSLKRYQHQNHEILKEFLGNAENIKTAFTEIFKQAVVESLQDRITKGCFMVNSAVELAMHDSEIGKIVLDNQKTVEDIFYQAIKKGQESGQISNKMEARSLARFIFNNYSGIRVLARSGERDKQVYDDILKSIFALF, from the coding sequence ATGGCTAGAACGAAAGAATTTAATGAAGATCAGGCTTTAGATAAAGCAATTGAGATTTTTTGGCACAAAGGTTACAACGGAACTTCGGCTCAGGATTTAGTAAATCATTTAGGATTAAGCCGTTCTAGTTTGTATGATACTTTTGGAGACAAGCAAAAGCTTTTTGTAAAGTCATTGAAACGATATCAGCATCAAAACCATGAGATACTTAAAGAATTTTTGGGAAATGCTGAAAACATAAAAACGGCTTTTACCGAAATTTTCAAGCAAGCTGTTGTAGAAAGTCTTCAAGACCGAATTACAAAAGGTTGTTTTATGGTAAATTCTGCTGTTGAATTAGCGATGCACGATTCTGAAATTGGAAAGATTGTTCTTGACAATCAGAAAACAGTTGAAGATATTTTTTATCAAGCCATAAAAAAAGGACAGGAGTCTGGACAAATTTCCAATAAAATGGAAGCTCGATCTTTAGCTCGTTTTATCTTTAATAATTATTCGGGAATCCGCGTTTTGGCTAGATCAGGCGAGAGAGACAAACAAGTTTACGATGATATTTTAAAATCGATTTTCGCTTTGTTTTAG
- a CDS encoding nucleoid-associated protein: MINLFNTHIDTLSIHRVGNKSRNEAIFLSEQPFNLNDEIVPLIKEFFFKPFREKEENYYQFAHEVDLDYNDMFKFATEIFTNPTNVHEVSKQITKHLYEQSNHPHIKNGEVYVTYLTNLSIDNNVVDAIGIFKSELQADFLQFEENGSNLEMILQQGINLSKLDKGCLIFNYKKEEGYKILTVDSNRYDARYWLEHFLSVDAFEDENFITKKYLKFCQNFAKDVVLPAEDKKEEVMFMNRSVNYFAKNDQFEEQNFLNEVLDNPDLIPEFKNYKVDKGEKYSIEDVTSFPIANAAVSDARKSIKNVINLDTHIQIKMDFINPESAEKFVEKGWDEEKQMYYYLVYFNKEEKS, translated from the coding sequence ATGATAAATTTATTCAACACCCACATCGACACGCTGTCAATACACCGCGTAGGAAACAAAAGCCGTAATGAAGCTATTTTTTTATCAGAGCAGCCATTTAACTTAAATGATGAGATTGTTCCTTTGATAAAAGAATTCTTTTTTAAGCCTTTTAGAGAAAAAGAAGAAAACTATTATCAGTTTGCACACGAAGTGGACTTGGATTACAACGACATGTTTAAATTTGCAACTGAGATTTTCACGAATCCGACTAATGTTCATGAGGTTTCTAAACAAATTACGAAGCATTTATACGAGCAGTCAAATCACCCGCACATTAAAAACGGAGAGGTTTATGTAACCTATTTGACCAATCTTAGTATTGATAACAATGTTGTGGATGCAATTGGAATTTTTAAAAGCGAATTACAAGCAGACTTTTTACAGTTTGAAGAAAACGGAAGCAACCTTGAAATGATTTTACAACAAGGAATCAACTTGAGTAAACTTGATAAAGGATGTTTGATTTTCAACTATAAAAAAGAAGAAGGATATAAAATCTTAACTGTAGACAGCAACCGTTACGACGCGCGTTACTGGTTAGAGCACTTTTTATCTGTTGATGCTTTTGAAGATGAAAATTTCATCACTAAAAAATATTTAAAATTCTGTCAAAACTTCGCAAAAGACGTGGTTTTGCCAGCTGAAGACAAGAAAGAGGAAGTAATGTTTATGAACCGATCTGTGAATTATTTCGCTAAAAATGATCAGTTTGAAGAGCAGAATTTCTTGAATGAAGTACTAGACAATCCTGATTTGATCCCTGAATTTAAAAACTATAAAGTTGATAAAGGAGAAAAATACAGCATCGAAGATGTTACCTCATTCCCTATTGCCAACGCAGCAGTTTCCGACGCTAGAAAATCGATTAAAAACGTAATTAATCTGGATACTCACATTCAGATTAAAATGGATTTCATCAATCCTGAAAGTGCAGAAAAATTTGTTGAAAAAGGCTGGGATGAAGAAAAACAAATGTATTACTACTTAGTGTATTTCAATAAAGAAGAAAAAAGCTAA
- a CDS encoding four helix bundle protein — protein sequence MKTFRDLLIWQKSMNLVTEIYQLTNSFPKEEIYGLSSQIRRCSISIPSNIAEGYGRDGNSDYLRFLNISISSLFEMQTQLEISFNLKYITEYQFSKINGESRELERMLSSFIRRIKDRK from the coding sequence ATGAAAACATTTCGCGACCTTTTGATCTGGCAAAAATCTATGAATCTGGTAACTGAAATTTATCAATTAACAAATTCATTTCCAAAAGAAGAAATTTATGGACTATCTTCACAAATTCGAAGATGCTCTATATCAATACCAAGTAATATTGCTGAAGGATATGGCAGAGATGGAAATAGTGATTATTTGAGATTTTTAAATATTTCAATTTCATCCTTATTTGAAATGCAGACTCAGCTTGAAATTTCATTCAATCTAAAATATATAACCGAGTACCAATTCAGTAAAATAAATGGAGAAAGTAGAGAATTAGAACGAATGTTAAGTTCTTTTATTAGAAGAATAAAAGACAGGAAATAA
- a CDS encoding IS1096 element passenger TnpR family protein — protein sequence MVYKFRVILDAEEDIFRDIAILEDDTLEDLHNAIFNAFGFDGSEVASFYTCDETWNQEDEIPLFDTGDVPGEIRTMNDYPLSSILDKENTKIIYVYDFISMWTFLVELAAIEEEAVGATYPETLFSHGEMPDEATEKNFEADDMHNDIYGEFEDDLDEDDLDMFEGDDSFEDYGFEENWN from the coding sequence ATGGTTTATAAATTTAGAGTAATTCTAGACGCCGAAGAAGATATTTTCAGAGACATTGCAATTCTTGAAGACGATACTCTTGAGGATTTACACAATGCAATCTTCAATGCTTTTGGTTTTGACGGATCAGAAGTGGCTTCATTTTATACTTGTGATGAAACTTGGAATCAAGAAGATGAAATTCCTCTTTTTGATACAGGAGATGTTCCTGGCGAAATAAGAACCATGAACGATTATCCGTTATCTAGTATTTTAGATAAAGAAAATACAAAAATTATCTACGTTTACGATTTCATAAGCATGTGGACATTCTTGGTTGAATTAGCCGCGATCGAAGAAGAAGCTGTTGGAGCAACTTATCCAGAAACTTTATTTTCTCATGGTGAAATGCCAGATGAAGCAACAGAAAAAAACTTCGAAGCAGATGATATGCACAACGATATCTACGGAGAATTTGAAGACGACCTAGACGAAGACGATCTTGATATGTTTGAAGGCGACGACAGCTTCGAAGATTATGGGTTTGAGGAGAATTGGAATTAA
- a CDS encoding HPP family protein, producing MPTEKIKRSYRKTRYILYKETLIDSKEHFWSFLGSFVGIGILAYLESSQFTGSDVVYLIGSFGASSVLIYGIIQSPFSQPRNLIGGHLISAFIGVSVNKLVPDIVYISAPLAVSLSIIFMQITKTLHPPGGATALIAVTGSAQIKALGYMYVISPVLIGVLILFLTALIFNNMTSSRSYPSNYHKHYHKIRKRLARK from the coding sequence ATGCCAACTGAAAAAATAAAAAGAAGCTACCGCAAAACACGTTATATCCTTTACAAGGAAACTTTAATTGATTCTAAAGAACACTTTTGGTCGTTTTTAGGTTCTTTCGTCGGAATTGGGATATTAGCCTATCTCGAATCTTCACAATTTACAGGTAGTGATGTCGTTTATTTAATTGGCTCTTTTGGCGCTTCGAGTGTTTTGATTTATGGCATTATACAAAGTCCATTTTCACAACCCAGAAATTTAATTGGCGGTCATCTTATTTCAGCTTTTATAGGAGTCAGTGTAAACAAACTAGTGCCAGATATTGTGTATATTTCTGCTCCGCTTGCTGTTTCTCTTTCCATTATATTCATGCAGATTACTAAAACATTGCATCCGCCCGGAGGTGCCACGGCTCTAATTGCAGTTACAGGTTCTGCCCAAATAAAAGCGTTAGGTTATATGTATGTGATTTCGCCTGTCCTTATTGGCGTTTTAATCTTATTTTTAACCGCTTTGATTTTTAATAATATGACTTCAAGCAGAAGTTATCCAAGCAATTATCACAAACATTATCATAAAATTCGAAAAAGATTGGCTAGGAAATAA
- a CDS encoding chloride channel protein, whose amino-acid sequence MNKTAQIKKNHQLIKFRKLVIVSILIGFLSAFLGISLKKITEYYEEIFFHEVSVNPLFYILFPVFGLSVIYFLRQYLFKKKENKGIKEVFESTASKSKNLPSYKIPSHFINGLLTVIFGGSTGIEVSTVVATATIGSVAHEKENVFRQYKTELICAGVAAGVTALFSSPIAGILFAFEVISRKVTRAFMISNVIAVAIAFGLLTILKEEPLFAVSITTWHLKAIPYFILLGILAGINSVYLTRCVLFFKSQFSKIERHYYKILIGSIVLSISLFFFPQLYGEGYHAIKEIFETSQIRLTLTLALTFIAILILKPIVTSVTLASGGDGGVFAPSLFIGAFLGLLLASVLNSFFYVNVIPVNFMILGMAAVLSASIHAPFTAIFLVCGLTNDYTLFVPILAVCLISKYTAKTIYPYTVYSYSPSLIK is encoded by the coding sequence ATGAATAAAACGGCGCAAATCAAAAAAAATCATCAATTAATCAAATTCCGAAAATTAGTTATTGTTTCTATCTTAATTGGCTTTCTTTCTGCCTTTCTCGGAATTTCACTAAAAAAAATAACTGAATATTACGAAGAAATCTTCTTTCATGAAGTATCGGTAAATCCATTATTTTATATTCTTTTTCCTGTTTTTGGATTATCCGTAATTTATTTCTTAAGACAATATCTTTTTAAGAAAAAAGAAAACAAAGGCATCAAAGAAGTTTTTGAAAGTACGGCATCAAAATCTAAAAATCTTCCTTCTTATAAAATTCCATCTCACTTTATAAACGGATTATTAACCGTAATTTTTGGAGGTTCAACAGGAATCGAGGTTTCTACAGTTGTCGCTACGGCAACAATTGGTTCGGTTGCTCACGAAAAAGAAAATGTTTTCCGCCAATACAAAACCGAATTGATTTGTGCGGGAGTTGCAGCGGGAGTTACCGCACTTTTCAGCAGTCCAATCGCCGGGATTTTGTTTGCTTTTGAAGTGATTTCAAGAAAAGTAACACGAGCTTTTATGATTTCTAATGTAATAGCAGTTGCAATTGCTTTTGGCTTGCTGACTATTTTAAAAGAAGAACCTTTATTTGCCGTTTCAATCACAACATGGCATTTGAAAGCAATTCCGTACTTCATTCTTTTGGGAATTTTAGCTGGAATAAACTCAGTTTACCTAACCCGTTGTGTGCTATTTTTCAAATCACAGTTTTCTAAAATTGAAAGACATTATTATAAAATACTAATTGGTTCTATCGTTTTAAGTATTTCATTATTCTTCTTCCCACAGTTATATGGCGAAGGATATCATGCGATTAAAGAAATCTTCGAAACTTCTCAAATACGATTAACGCTAACTTTAGCATTAACATTTATTGCAATTTTAATTTTAAAACCCATTGTAACCTCAGTTACATTAGCTTCTGGAGGTGATGGGGGTGTTTTTGCGCCCAGTCTATTTATTGGAGCTTTTTTAGGATTATTGCTGGCTTCGGTTTTAAACAGCTTTTTTTATGTAAATGTAATTCCCGTTAACTTTATGATTCTCGGAATGGCAGCCGTATTAAGCGCCAGTATTCATGCACCTTTTACTGCTATATTTTTAGTATGTGGCTTAACAAACGATTATACTTTGTTTGTACCAATTCTAGCCGTTTGTTTAATTTCAAAATACACCGCAAAAACCATTTATCCTTACACTGTATACAGTTACTCGCCAAGTCTAATCAAATAA
- the gloA2 gene encoding SMU1112c/YaeR family gloxylase I-like metalloprotein, whose protein sequence is MLTLNKVHHIAILCSDYEKSKHFYTQILGLTIIREIYREERQSYKLDLALNGTYVVELFSFPNPPQRPSRPEAVGLRHLAFEVINLNETVAFLTSKNIESEPIRIDETTEKRFTFIADPDLLPIEFYER, encoded by the coding sequence ATGCTTACTCTTAATAAAGTCCATCATATTGCCATTTTATGTTCTGATTACGAAAAATCGAAACATTTCTATACTCAGATTTTAGGTTTAACGATTATCCGCGAAATCTATCGGGAAGAACGCCAGTCGTATAAGTTAGATCTGGCTTTAAACGGTACGTATGTTGTCGAGTTGTTTTCTTTTCCAAATCCTCCTCAAAGGCCTTCACGTCCAGAAGCTGTTGGTTTGCGTCATCTGGCATTTGAAGTCATAAATCTAAATGAAACGGTTGCTTTTCTAACTTCAAAAAATATCGAATCTGAACCGATTAGAATTGATGAAACTACTGAAAAGCGTTTCACTTTTATTGCCGATCCTGATTTGCTTCCAATAGAGTTTTACGAAAGATAA
- a CDS encoding sugar O-acetyltransferase, protein MKTEKEKMISGEYYNAFDPELVKGRRNAKNLLHSLNVKEYRVTKKAKEILKELIPNTGPGFYIEPPFHCDYGYNIFCGENVYFNVNCVVLDCAPVNIGSNVFIAPNVQIYTASHPLDAELRKSLENAYPVTIGDDCWIGGNSVICPGVTIGKGCVIGAGSVVTKDIPDNSLAVGNPAKVIRKLNQEPENQK, encoded by the coding sequence ATGAAAACAGAAAAAGAAAAAATGATTTCCGGAGAATACTACAATGCTTTTGATCCGGAATTAGTAAAAGGGCGCCGAAACGCTAAAAATCTTCTTCACAGCCTTAATGTAAAAGAATACAGAGTTACCAAAAAAGCTAAAGAAATTTTAAAAGAACTAATCCCAAATACAGGTCCTGGATTTTACATCGAACCTCCGTTTCATTGTGATTACGGCTATAATATTTTCTGCGGAGAAAACGTTTATTTCAATGTAAACTGTGTCGTTTTAGATTGCGCTCCTGTAAATATTGGTTCAAATGTATTTATTGCTCCAAATGTTCAAATTTACACCGCTTCACATCCGCTTGACGCTGAATTGAGAAAATCTTTGGAAAATGCGTATCCTGTTACGATTGGAGACGATTGCTGGATTGGCGGAAATTCCGTTATCTGTCCTGGCGTAACTATTGGAAAAGGCTGTGTTATTGGAGCGGGATCTGTTGTTACAAAAGATATTCCAGATAATTCGCTGGCAGTTGGAAATCCCGCAAAAGTAATTCGAAAATTAAATCAGGAACCTGAAAACCAAAAATAA